The Candidatus Methylacidiphilales bacterium region GGCCGAATTTGGCGACGTTGCTTGAGTCTGAGCCGCGTCTTGCATGGTCTTCGGAAAAAAGCGCAGTGGGGAATGCAAAAGAGGGGTGAGGCCAGGCGATAAGTTTTTGTCACTTAACGAAAACTCTGTAGGGTAGTGTTATGTATATCCTGGCGAATACCAGTGGTTGGGCAGAGCTGATAATCTTGCTCACGCTGATTCTTCTTCAGTTGTTTGCTAGCATGGCAAACCAGAAGAATAGGAAGCAGCCGAGCAAAAATGCATCGGAGAAGCAGGCTGTGCCTCCCCCTCCTAGGAGAAATGCCCCTTCTGAGACTTTCTCTGAAGGTAAGAACGAGGATGCGGCAGATGAATTCGATCTGGACTCACTATGGGAAGCCCTAGGGATGGACCCGCCTAGAGCTCCAGATGAGGGTCCAGAGCGGGCTAACCCACCACCGGCTCAACCGACGCCTTCTCAGACTTCAAGCTCATCAGCTCCAGCGCCCAAGCCGACTGTGGTGATGCAGGCACCGTCGCCTGCTGCATCATCTCAGGCGCCTGCCAGTTTCCCTGCGGCGAAGTTGGAGAAGGAGACTGCGATAGAGGAACCTAAGCCTGTGCTCTCGGCTCTGCAAGTGGAGTTAGAACAGAAAAAGTTCGAGAGCGAGGTTAACGCGGTTCTACAGGGTGCAATGAAGATTTCTGGAGAAGTTTCTGTGCGTGATCCGGGTAGTTTACGTCCAGGTCGTGTGGATTTGAAAAAGTTGCTCCAAGATCAAGATGAAATACAGAAGGCAGTTATTTTATCAGAAATTTTGGGGAAGCCTGTGGGGCTTAGGTGAGCAAGCGCGCGGCGACTTGATCGACGTCTTTGTCACCGCGGCCTGAGAGGTTGATGAGGATGATATCTTGGGAGGTGAGTTGAGGAGCGATCTTGATGGCTTCAGCGACGGCGTGGGCGGACTCTAGTGCTGGGAGGATGCCTTCGGTCTGGGCTAAGGTTTTGAAAGCATGGAGCGCTTCTTCATCTGTGGCGTAGGTGTAATGAGCTCGTCCGATGTCTCGTAAATAGGCGTGCTCAGGGCCAACGGCAGCGTAGTCGAGGCCTGCTGAAATCGAGTGGGTGGGCTGAATTTGTCCGTAAGCATCTTGTAGAACAAAAGATTTTGTGCCTTGGAGAACGCCTAGGGAACCTCCTTGAAATCGCGCGGCGTGGCGGCCGGGAAGAATGCCCTCTCCACCGGCTTCAACACCGATGAGGCGGACATTTGGGTCGTTGAGGAAGGCGTAGAAGATGCCGATGGCGTTGGAGCCACCGCCAACGCAAGCGGTGATGGTGTGAGGGAGGCGCTGGGTTTGCTGAAGGATTTGTTCGCGGGCTTCTTCACCGATGACACGGTGAAAGTCGCGGACCATGGAAGGGTATGGATGTGCGCCATAGGCTGTGCCGAGGATGTAGTGGGTGTGGCGGACGTTGGTGACCCAGTCGCGCATGGCTTCATTTACGGCTTCTTTTAGGGTGCGTTGGCCGACGCAGACGGGGATGACTTGGGCGCCGAGGAGACGCATGCGGGCGACGTTGAGGGCTTGGCGTTGCATGTCTACTTCG contains the following coding sequences:
- the trpB gene encoding tryptophan synthase subunit beta, with protein sequence MPSPSSQSTSPTRQGYFGPYGGSFVPETLVAPLQELTEAYLNARQDPAFQAELNRLLHHYVGRPTPLYFAERLTAHLGGARIYLKREDLLHTGAHKINNALGQALLAVRMGKRRVIAETGAGQHGVATATVAARFGLECTIYMGEVDMQRQALNVARMRLLGAQVIPVCVGQRTLKEAVNEAMRDWVTNVRHTHYILGTAYGAHPYPSMVRDFHRVIGEEAREQILQQTQRLPHTITACVGGGSNAIGIFYAFLNDPNVRLIGVEAGGEGILPGRHAARFQGGSLGVLQGTKSFVLQDAYGQIQPTHSISAGLDYAAVGPEHAYLRDIGRAHYTYATDEEALHAFKTLAQTEGILPALESAHAVAEAIKIAPQLTSQDIILINLSGRGDKDVDQVAARLLT